Below is a window of Epinephelus fuscoguttatus linkage group LG12, E.fuscoguttatus.final_Chr_v1 DNA.
ACGGGGGATGATCCTGGTCTTCTTGTTGTCGCGGGCAGCGTTCCCAGCCAGCTCCAGGATCTCAGCGGTCAGATACTCCAGCACCGCCGCCAGGTACACCGGAGCTCCGGCACCGACCCGCTGAGCGTAGTTGCCCTTCCTCAGGAGCCTGTGGACACGGccgacagggaactgaagcccgGCCCGAGATGAGCGGCTCTTCGCCTTGGCTCTCGCCTTCCCGCCTTTTCCGCCACCACGACCAGACATCTTGTTTATCTTCTTTGGCGTTTAACGATAGAAATATAACAATAACGCGCAATCAACTGCCTTATATAGCTACAGCAGCTGCTCTGTGATTGGCCGAAGTGAGCACGACTCCCATCCTCCAATCAGAGGAGAGTTCATATTTACCACTGTACTTCCTGTCAGTTGAAATGACTCATCTCAAGTTTTCAAACGACTTGTAACGTGTGAATGATGTTGATGTATTTTAATatattgtcattgtttttaacTAATGCAAAGTGTCTTTGAGTTctatgaaaagtgctttatgcATAAAATATATTCCTGCTGCTActtcaaaattaatataaaatgatCCACAGTCATCTTAATATTGCTCAGTAAAagttaaatggaaaaaaacagtCTCTGGTATCACTACAGATAATAAACATGTGATTTTACACATGTGTATAAGGTTCTTATTATCCTGGGATTTCCCTCTTCATTATTCTGACTGTAAGGACTGTGAGGAGTGTCTTTGTAATATGACACAGTCACGATGAACTGAAGATCTTTACTGTCACCTTAAACTGCAGAGAAACATCTGGTTGATTACATGTTCAAATCACATATCTTTTGTTTGTGAACATGTGCTCATCACTGAGTATTATGAAGCACAGAATAGTTACATCAGAGGTGTCTCATTTTAGAATGGGTCACACACAGCTCAATTTCATCTCAATCCCACAATGACCTGTAAATATTTCAGTGACCTGTAAATATCTCACAATGACCTGTACATATCTCATAATGACCTGTACATATCTCATAATGACCTGTACATATCCCATAGTGACCTGTACATATCTCATAATGACCTGTACATATCCCATAGTGACCTGTACATATCTCATAATGACctgtaaatatttcacaatgACCTGTACATATTTCACAATGACCTGTACATATCTCATAATGACCTGTACATATCTCATAATGACCTGTACATATCCCATAGTGACCTGTACATATCTCACAATGACCTGTAAATATCTCACAATGACCTGTACATATCTCATAATGACCTGTACATATCTCATAATGACCTGTAAATATCTCACAATGACCTGTACATATCTCATAATGACCTGTACATATCTCATAATGACCTGTAAATATCTCATAATGACCTGTACATATCTCATAATGACCTGTACATATCCCATAGTGACCTGTACATATCTCACAATGACCTGTAAATATCTCACAATGACCTGTACATATCTCACAATGACCTGTACATATCTCACAATGACCTGTAAATATCTCATAATGACCTGTACATATCCCATAGTGACCTGTCCATATCTCACAATGACCTGTAAATATCTCATAATGACCTGTACATATCTCATAATGACCTGTACATATCTCATAATGACCTGTAAATATCTCATAATGACCTGTACATATCTCATAATGACCTGTACATATCCCATAGTGACCTGTCCATATCTCACAATGACCTGTAAATATCTCATAATGACCTGT
It encodes the following:
- the LOC125898788 gene encoding histone H2A-like, whose product is MSGRGGGKGGKARAKAKSRSSRAGLQFPVGRVHRLLRKGNYAQRVGAGAPVYLAAVLEYLTAEILELAGNAARDNKKTRIIPRHLQLAVRNDEELNKLLGGVTIAQGGVLPNIQAVLLPKKTEKPPKK